The Calothrix sp. PCC 7507 DNA segment GCTATTAAAATGTTATTGAAAATAGTTGTTCCTCAAATCAATCGCACTATTCAAGGTGGTTTTATCCGGAGGTGGCATAAAAATGAAGGAGAATTGATTGATTATGGAGAGGATATAGTTAATATATTTATAGACAAAAATCAATTCATAATGCCTTTACTCCCACCTATCAGTATTTTATCCAATCTTTCTGAACCGGATAGCACAGTTAATGAAATTAGAGAGTTTCCTTATGGTGTGATGCGGATAATTTCTATGGATCGAGGATTTCTACGCAGTATTCTTGTTAAAGAATCAGAGTACCGAAGTATTGGGGAAGTACTTGCTTTGATTACAACTAATGAGAATGAACCAATTGTAGAGATTGAGAAAGACTCTACAAAAATTAGCACCTTTCGAGTAACTACTGACCGTGTATAGAAGATTTGATAGAAGTGAACAAATAAATTAGCGTAGATTAAAACTGAAGTCAATTTTTCTGAATTCTGTTAGAGTGAAAGACTAAAATACTTCTAGTTCTCTAAAAATATTACAAATATATTTACTGATTGTTTGATTGAGTTCTAAGGGAAAATGATCGATATCTAACATAATATTAATACCGTAATTTTTTAGGATACGATCTATATCAACAATCGAAAAATTAAGTTGACGTGATAATTCTACCAACGCTAAGTTAAATTCCTTGCGTCTTAAATTTTGCGAATTTTTGGCAAATTGATAATTATGGCTTTTTTTCCCGGGTTCTAAGGCAAGCAGGTTAAAAACTAAAATATGGGCTGATGTAGTTTGTTGAAGTTGTTTGATGATTTTAGTGTAGTTTTCAAAGAAAGCTTCAACGCTAATTTTACCCAATCGTTCAAAATGCTCTTTCAGCCAGGTTGCTGTTGATAAATTATTTAAAACCGAACTCATCGGATGATTCAACCACCATCCGCCAGGATCAACTAAAAACCCAGACTCTCGATGTCGATAGATTGTTCGGATTACATCGCCTGCAATTGAGATTATAACTACGGTTTTAGGAAATTCTTCTAATCCATTTACCCCTGGAACTGTAAACGTTTTTTCAAAAAGTCGAGGTTGAAAATAATCGGAAGTTAATTTAAATTTTTCTTTAATTTCTGCAATTACATTGACAGGGTATTCTTGGAATGTTTGCAGCAGTATATCAGAACGAGTTAAACTTGGGTCGCCATCATGGATAAGGCAGCCTTTACCCTTGAGAACCGATTGAATCATAGGAATGCTGGCAAAGATAGATGCAAGATGACACGCGCCACTTGCGTATATACCAATCTTTTTCTCTGATTTAGGTTGCGACCATAAAATTGTGTAGTTGGAACCCCAATAAATTCCACTTTCGTGCTGAGAGTTGGAGTAATTATTTCCAGGATTAGCGATCGCAACTTTTGTTGTTTTTGGCTGAAAAACAATTTGCAAGATTGAGCTAGAAGTAGCCAAGTTTGGCTCTAATTCGATAGCGCGGCGGTAATAGGTGACTGCTTCCTGTTTTTCTTTCCATCCTCCTTGCCCTAGAGCTTGGGCTAACTTGTGGTAGGCTGAAGCCAAGTAGGGGTTAAGGGCAATAGCTCGACGGTAAGCTGCGATCGCCTCTTCTAAATTCCCTTGAGTGTCGTAAAGTTCTCCTAATTGACTGTGAACTACTGCGCGATCGGGTTTGATAGTTAAAGCTTTTTTGTAGTGAGAGATTAGCTTGTTTTTATA contains these protein-coding regions:
- a CDS encoding lipoyl domain-containing protein is translated as MLLKIVVPQINRTIQGGFIRRWHKNEGELIDYGEDIVNIFIDKNQFIMPLLPPISILSNLSEPDSTVNEIREFPYGVMRIISMDRGFLRSILVKESEYRSIGEVLALITTNENEPIVEIEKDSTKISTFRVTTDRV
- a CDS encoding tetratricopeptide repeat protein, whose product is MEEYKNKLISHYKKALTIKPDRAVVHSQLGELYDTQGNLEEAIAAYRRAIALNPYLASAYHKLAQALGQGGWKEKQEAVTYYRRAIELEPNLATSSSILQIVFQPKTTKVAIANPGNNYSNSQHESGIYWGSNYTILWSQPKSEKKIGIYASGACHLASIFASIPMIQSVLKGKGCLIHDGDPSLTRSDILLQTFQEYPVNVIAEIKEKFKLTSDYFQPRLFEKTFTVPGVNGLEEFPKTVVIISIAGDVIRTIYRHRESGFLVDPGGWWLNHPMSSVLNNLSTATWLKEHFERLGKISVEAFFENYTKIIKQLQQTTSAHILVFNLLALEPGKKSHNYQFAKNSQNLRRKEFNLALVELSRQLNFSIVDIDRILKNYGINIMLDIDHFPLELNQTISKYICNIFRELEVF